A single window of Zea mays cultivar B73 chromosome 10, Zm-B73-REFERENCE-NAM-5.0, whole genome shotgun sequence DNA harbors:
- the LOC100278997 gene encoding uncharacterized protein isoform X1, translating into MDYQGDNLRDFFQTNGRKVLQRAENNYSLKYFTENEIRNITDGYKSVLGRGAFGEVYKGTLEDQSSVAVKRYIHGTHKEVFAKEVIVHSQINHKNVVRLLGCCTEENALMIVMEFISNGNLDSILHGNRGNGRVPFPLKKRIEIAIEVAEVLWCMHSMYSPVLHGDIKPANILLDENFQPKISDFGIARLLSANGPQQATTVIGSIGYLDPAYCESGILTPKSDVYSFGVVLLEIITRNKAVDGTVTLAQSFNEALTKGEDVQHMFDEEISVAENKKFLRRIGQLAAKCLQRDVKTRPEMVEVANSLRMIRKAMQRDQDEDVLLAAYQFGDLKIFNETEMKEMTKNYSMAFRKSMCECLYNGVIGMNRPIIVRLLETSSETGREIFLNTMSILSQKNHKNVVNIVGFHIGKSSLECVYESCCDLSKTMLGSISLSNRNLYDTICSMKKLHLQQRLSIAVQCAEGLVHIHSLAAESPESCGTSLLGNFRSANIFLDENFVPKIFNVNLSTFLGLSGAQKHTVFSIHYNGPEKYYSDPRDVSGQLLNKKSDVYSFGVVLLELITWKTVRYMYNLRARVLTTDFLDSYRRDRDAIGMFGKVCDEHEGYFVHEALSIAIDCLQLDIQMRPEMEHVLFRLRIIVARSKLAAGSNNKPSQHIGRALVNNIDKLHPTLISTISMEELNEATGNFSNDVLIGQGPYAECFLGVLKDGQNLAVKRLRTSEEIQVEVPTILRMCYHDNVVQFLGCFLEGGTRVLAYEYAPRGSLHDILHGKMGIKGARPGPPLSWLQRVKIAVSAAKGIEFLHEKVDPRIIHNNIKSSNILLFDNDVAKIGDIGVSIHDAHRRVHNWAEYYSVREHLAPEFAFRRRYSTKSDVYSFGLVLLELLTGRSVFHVATQCGPRSAVRWVQAKPMLSQDKVEQCIDPRLGGGYLLNDVRKMASVAALCLQDEPEFRPEMSIVVEALSLLLNSK; encoded by the exons ATGGATTACCAAGGGGACAATCTTAGAGATTTCTTTCAAACTAATGGGCGTAAGGTGCTTCAGAGAGCGGAAAACAACTATAGCTTGAAATATTTTACAGAAAATGAGATACGAAACATAACTGATGGGTATAAGTCTGTTCTGGGAAGAGGGGCATTTGGTGAGGTCTACAAAGGAACGCTAGAAGACCAATCCTCAGTTGCAGTAAAGAGATATATACATGGGACCCACAAAGAGGTGTTTGCCAAGGAAGTCATAGTGCACTCTCAAATAAACCACAAGAATGTTGTCAGACTCTTGGGCTGCTGCACAGAAGAAAATGCTCTAATGATTGTCATGGAGTTTATCTCCAATGGGAACCTCGACAGCATACTTCATGGCAACAGAGGTAATGGTCGGGTTCCCTTCCCTCTGAAGAAAAGGATAGAAATTGCCATTGAGGTTGCTGAAGTATTATGGTGCATGCATTCGATGTATAGTCCTGTTCTTCATGGTGACATCAAACCTGCTAACATACTGCTAGATGAAAATTTTCAGCCAAAGATATCAGATTTTGGAATTGCAAGACTGCTTTCTGCTAATGGCCCCCAGCAAGCTACCACTGTCATTGGTTCCATAGGCTACCTTGATCCAGCATACTGTGAGAGTGGAATTCTAACCCCAAAGAGCGATGTTTACAGCTTTGGAGTGGTTTTGCTGGAAATTATCACAAGGAATAAAGCAGTGGATGGCACCGTTACCCTTGCTCAAAGTTTTAATGAGGCTCTTACAAAAGGGGAGGATGTGCAGCACATGTTTGATGAGGAAATCAGTGTTGCAGAAAACAAGAAGTTTCTTCGACGCATTGGACAGTTAGCAGCTAAATGCTTGCAGAGGGACGTCAAAACGCGTCCTGAAATGGTTGAAGTTGCTAATAGTCTAAGGATGATCAGGAAAGCTATGCAGAGAGACCAGGATGAGGATGTACTGTTAGCAGCATACCAATTTGGAGATCTAAAAATTTTCAATGAAACTGAAATGAAGGAAATGACAAAAAACTACAGCATGGCCTTTAGGAAATCGATGTGTGAATGTCTCTACAATGGAGTCATCGGCATGAATCGTCCAATTATAGTAAGACTACTTGAGACAAGTTCAGAAACTGGCAGAGAGATATTTCTGAACACTATGAGCATATTGAGTCAAAAGAACCACAAAAATGTTGTGAATATTGTTGGCTTCCACATAGGGAAGTCCAGTTTAGAGTGTGTATATGAGTCTTGCTGTGATCTATCCAAGACAATGCTTGGCTCTATATCACTATCTAACAGAAACCTTTATGACACTATCTGTTCCATGAAAAAACTTCATCTTCAACAACGCCTGTCAATAGCAGTCCAGTGTGCAGAGGGTCTGGTTCATATCCATTCATTAGCAGCTGAAAGTCCTGAATCATGTGGCACCAGCCTCTTAGGAAACTTCAGATCTGCCAACATATTTTTGGACGAGAACTTTGTACCAAAAATCTTCAATGTGAACTTGTCAACATTTCTTGGACTTTCAGGTGCACAAAAACATACAGTGTTTTCAATTCATTACAATGGACCAGAAAAGTATTATTCAGACCCAAGGGATGTTTCTGGTCAACTTCTTAACAAAAAATCTGATGTATATAGCTTTGGAGTTGTTCTTTTAGAGCTCATCACTTGGAAGACTGTGAGATACATGTACAATCTTAGGGCTCGTGTGCTTACCACAGACTTCCTTGATTCTTATAGGAGAGACCGTGATGCAATTGGGATGTTCGGCAAGGTTTGTGATGAACATGAAGGGTACTTTGTTCATGAGGCCCTTTCCATTGCCATCGATTGCTTACAACTTGATATTCAAATGAGGCCAGAAATGGAACATGTACTTTTCCGTCTCCGGATCATTGTTGCTAGAAGCAAACTTGCTG CTGGTAGTAACAATAAACCTAGCCAACATATTGGTCGGGCCCTTGTTAACAACATTGATAAACTTCACCCAACTCTCATATCAACCATTTCCATGGAGGAACTGAATGAAGCAACCGGGAACTTCAGTAATGATGTTCTTATAGGACAGGGACCATACGCCGAATGTTTCCTGGGAGTTCTTAAAGATGGGCAGAATCTTGCTGTAAAAAGGCTACGTACTTCTGAAGAAATTCAAGTAGAG GTTCCGACCATTTTAAGAATGTGTTACCATGACAATGTTGTGCAATTTCTAGGATGTTTTCTTGAAGGGGGAACTCGTGTTCTTGCTTATGAGTACGCCCCAAGGGGCTCCTTGCATGATATTCTTCATG GTAAAATGGGCATCAAGGGAGCCCGACCAGGGCCACCTCTATCGTGGTTGCAGCGTGTGAAGATTGCCGTAAGTGCTGCAAAAGGCATCGAGTTCCTCCATGAGAAGGTTGATCCTCGTATCATCCACAACAACATCAAGTCCAGTAACATACTTCTCTTTGACAACGATGTTGCAAAAATAGGTGACATTGGTGTTTCAATACATGATGCCCATCGCCGGGTTCATAATTGGGCCGAGTACTATTCTGTCAGGGAACATCTAGCACCTGA GTTCGCATTCAGAAGAAGGTATAGCACAAAGAGCGATGTCTACAGCTTCGGGCTTGTACTGTTGGAGCTTTTAACTGGCCGCTCAGTTTTTCATGTTGCGACACAATGTGGCCCGAGGAGCGCAGTTAGATGG GTGCAGGCTAAACCAATGCTTAGTCAAGACAAGGTGGAACAGTGCATAGATCCAAGGCTTGGAGGAGGGTACCTACTAAACGATGTCAGAAAG ATGGCTTCTGTTGCTGCACTGTGTTTACAAGACGAGCCAGAGTTCCGGCCTGAAATGAGCATCGTCGTCGAGGCTCTGAGCCTGTTACTGAACAGCAAGTGA
- the LOC100278997 gene encoding uncharacterized protein isoform X2, giving the protein MDYQGDNLRDFFQTNGRKVLQRAENNYSLKYFTENEIRNITDGYKSVLGRGAFGEVYKGTLEDQSSVAVKRYIHGTHKEVFAKEVIVHSQINHKNVVRLLGCCTEENALMIVMEFISNGNLDSILHGNRGNGRVPFPLKKRIEIAIEVAEVLWCMHSMYSPVLHGDIKPANILLDENFQPKISDFGIARLLSANGPQQATTVIGSIGYLDPAYCESGILTPKSDVYSFGVVLLEIITRNKAVDGTVTLAQSFNEALTKGEDVQHMFDEEISVAENKKFLRRIGQLAAKCLQRDVKTRPEMVEVANSLRMIRKAMQRDQDEDVLLAAYQFGDLKIFNETEMKEMTKNYSMAFRKSMCECLYNGVIGMNRPIIVRLLETSSETGREIFLNTMSILSQKNHKNVVNIVGFHIGKSSLECVYESCCDLSKTMLGSISLSNRNLYDTICSMKKLHLQQRLSIAVQCAEGLVHIHSLAAESPESCGTSLLGNFRSANIFLDENFVPKIFNVNLSTFLGLSGAQKHTVFSIHYNGPEKYYSDPRDVSGQLLNKKSDVYSFGVVLLELITWKTVRYMYNLRARVLTTDFLDSYRRDRDAIGMFGKVCDEHEGYFVHEALSIAIDCLQLDIQMRPEMEHVLFRLRIIVARSKLAAGSNNKPSQHIGRALVNNIDKLHPTLISTISMEELNEATGNFSNDVLIGQGPYAECFLGVLKDGQNLAVKRLRTSEEIQVEVPTILRMCYHDNVVQFLGCFLEGGTRVLAYEYAPRGSLHDILHGKMGIKGARPGPPLSWLQRVKIAVSAAKGIEFLHEKVDPRIIHNNIKSSNILLFDNDVAKIGDIGVSIHDAHRRVHNWAEYYSVREHLAPEFAFRRRYSTKSDVYSFGLVLLELLTGRSVFHVATQCGPRSAVRWAKPMLSQDKVEQCIDPRLGGGYLLNDVRKMASVAALCLQDEPEFRPEMSIVVEALSLLLNSK; this is encoded by the exons ATGGATTACCAAGGGGACAATCTTAGAGATTTCTTTCAAACTAATGGGCGTAAGGTGCTTCAGAGAGCGGAAAACAACTATAGCTTGAAATATTTTACAGAAAATGAGATACGAAACATAACTGATGGGTATAAGTCTGTTCTGGGAAGAGGGGCATTTGGTGAGGTCTACAAAGGAACGCTAGAAGACCAATCCTCAGTTGCAGTAAAGAGATATATACATGGGACCCACAAAGAGGTGTTTGCCAAGGAAGTCATAGTGCACTCTCAAATAAACCACAAGAATGTTGTCAGACTCTTGGGCTGCTGCACAGAAGAAAATGCTCTAATGATTGTCATGGAGTTTATCTCCAATGGGAACCTCGACAGCATACTTCATGGCAACAGAGGTAATGGTCGGGTTCCCTTCCCTCTGAAGAAAAGGATAGAAATTGCCATTGAGGTTGCTGAAGTATTATGGTGCATGCATTCGATGTATAGTCCTGTTCTTCATGGTGACATCAAACCTGCTAACATACTGCTAGATGAAAATTTTCAGCCAAAGATATCAGATTTTGGAATTGCAAGACTGCTTTCTGCTAATGGCCCCCAGCAAGCTACCACTGTCATTGGTTCCATAGGCTACCTTGATCCAGCATACTGTGAGAGTGGAATTCTAACCCCAAAGAGCGATGTTTACAGCTTTGGAGTGGTTTTGCTGGAAATTATCACAAGGAATAAAGCAGTGGATGGCACCGTTACCCTTGCTCAAAGTTTTAATGAGGCTCTTACAAAAGGGGAGGATGTGCAGCACATGTTTGATGAGGAAATCAGTGTTGCAGAAAACAAGAAGTTTCTTCGACGCATTGGACAGTTAGCAGCTAAATGCTTGCAGAGGGACGTCAAAACGCGTCCTGAAATGGTTGAAGTTGCTAATAGTCTAAGGATGATCAGGAAAGCTATGCAGAGAGACCAGGATGAGGATGTACTGTTAGCAGCATACCAATTTGGAGATCTAAAAATTTTCAATGAAACTGAAATGAAGGAAATGACAAAAAACTACAGCATGGCCTTTAGGAAATCGATGTGTGAATGTCTCTACAATGGAGTCATCGGCATGAATCGTCCAATTATAGTAAGACTACTTGAGACAAGTTCAGAAACTGGCAGAGAGATATTTCTGAACACTATGAGCATATTGAGTCAAAAGAACCACAAAAATGTTGTGAATATTGTTGGCTTCCACATAGGGAAGTCCAGTTTAGAGTGTGTATATGAGTCTTGCTGTGATCTATCCAAGACAATGCTTGGCTCTATATCACTATCTAACAGAAACCTTTATGACACTATCTGTTCCATGAAAAAACTTCATCTTCAACAACGCCTGTCAATAGCAGTCCAGTGTGCAGAGGGTCTGGTTCATATCCATTCATTAGCAGCTGAAAGTCCTGAATCATGTGGCACCAGCCTCTTAGGAAACTTCAGATCTGCCAACATATTTTTGGACGAGAACTTTGTACCAAAAATCTTCAATGTGAACTTGTCAACATTTCTTGGACTTTCAGGTGCACAAAAACATACAGTGTTTTCAATTCATTACAATGGACCAGAAAAGTATTATTCAGACCCAAGGGATGTTTCTGGTCAACTTCTTAACAAAAAATCTGATGTATATAGCTTTGGAGTTGTTCTTTTAGAGCTCATCACTTGGAAGACTGTGAGATACATGTACAATCTTAGGGCTCGTGTGCTTACCACAGACTTCCTTGATTCTTATAGGAGAGACCGTGATGCAATTGGGATGTTCGGCAAGGTTTGTGATGAACATGAAGGGTACTTTGTTCATGAGGCCCTTTCCATTGCCATCGATTGCTTACAACTTGATATTCAAATGAGGCCAGAAATGGAACATGTACTTTTCCGTCTCCGGATCATTGTTGCTAGAAGCAAACTTGCTG CTGGTAGTAACAATAAACCTAGCCAACATATTGGTCGGGCCCTTGTTAACAACATTGATAAACTTCACCCAACTCTCATATCAACCATTTCCATGGAGGAACTGAATGAAGCAACCGGGAACTTCAGTAATGATGTTCTTATAGGACAGGGACCATACGCCGAATGTTTCCTGGGAGTTCTTAAAGATGGGCAGAATCTTGCTGTAAAAAGGCTACGTACTTCTGAAGAAATTCAAGTAGAG GTTCCGACCATTTTAAGAATGTGTTACCATGACAATGTTGTGCAATTTCTAGGATGTTTTCTTGAAGGGGGAACTCGTGTTCTTGCTTATGAGTACGCCCCAAGGGGCTCCTTGCATGATATTCTTCATG GTAAAATGGGCATCAAGGGAGCCCGACCAGGGCCACCTCTATCGTGGTTGCAGCGTGTGAAGATTGCCGTAAGTGCTGCAAAAGGCATCGAGTTCCTCCATGAGAAGGTTGATCCTCGTATCATCCACAACAACATCAAGTCCAGTAACATACTTCTCTTTGACAACGATGTTGCAAAAATAGGTGACATTGGTGTTTCAATACATGATGCCCATCGCCGGGTTCATAATTGGGCCGAGTACTATTCTGTCAGGGAACATCTAGCACCTGA GTTCGCATTCAGAAGAAGGTATAGCACAAAGAGCGATGTCTACAGCTTCGGGCTTGTACTGTTGGAGCTTTTAACTGGCCGCTCAGTTTTTCATGTTGCGACACAATGTGGCCCGAGGAGCGCAGTTAGATGG GCTAAACCAATGCTTAGTCAAGACAAGGTGGAACAGTGCATAGATCCAAGGCTTGGAGGAGGGTACCTACTAAACGATGTCAGAAAG ATGGCTTCTGTTGCTGCACTGTGTTTACAAGACGAGCCAGAGTTCCGGCCTGAAATGAGCATCGTCGTCGAGGCTCTGAGCCTGTTACTGAACAGCAAGTGA
- the LOC103642597 gene encoding uncharacterized protein, with protein MSSRKNHELPEGGAWGSDAGRTAVWDTGSSLYDSYKLAAVRRLLDKRLLTLRDAEETRGKGRQLVVMPVVSSRRVHHRGKATLRALFRAVATCAARTRQALPLAYAYAAGMVHDHQGGSPVEPEDLPSRPTVNFDDHPYV; from the coding sequence ATGTCGTCGCGGAAGAATCACGAGCTGCCGGAGGGAGGAGCATGGGGAAGCGACGCCGGCCGCACGGCGGTGTGGGACACCGGGAGCTCCTTGTATGACTCATACAAGCTGGCCGCCGTGCGCCGGCTCCTCGACAAGCGCCTCCTCACCCTCCGCGACGCTGAAGAGACGAGGGGCAAGGGCAGGCAACTGGTGGTCATGCCGGTCGTCAGCAGCAGGAGGGTCCACCACAGGGGGAAGGCCACGCTAAGGGCGCTCTTCAGGGCGGTGGCCACCTGTGCGGCCCGGACGAGGCAGGCGCTGCCGCTCGCCTATGCCTACGCTGCTGGCATGGTCCATGACCACCAGGGTGGTTCCCCGGTCGAGCCGGAGGATCTACCGTCCCGTCCCACGGTCAACTTTGATGATCATCCCTATGTTTAG
- the LOC100278997 gene encoding pto-interacting protein 1 isoform X3, with protein MFGKVCDEHEGYFVHEALSIAIDCLQLDIQMRPEMEHVLFRLRIIVARSKLAAGSNNKPSQHIGRALVNNIDKLHPTLISTISMEELNEATGNFSNDVLIGQGPYAECFLGVLKDGQNLAVKRLRTSEEIQVEVPTILRMCYHDNVVQFLGCFLEGGTRVLAYEYAPRGSLHDILHGKMGIKGARPGPPLSWLQRVKIAVSAAKGIEFLHEKVDPRIIHNNIKSSNILLFDNDVAKIGDIGVSIHDAHRRVHNWAEYYSVREHLAPEFAFRRRYSTKSDVYSFGLVLLELLTGRSVFHVATQCGPRSAVRWAKPMLSQDKVEQCIDPRLGGGYLLNDVRKMASVAALCLQDEPEFRPEMSIVVEALSLLLNSK; from the exons ATGTTCGGCAAGGTTTGTGATGAACATGAAGGGTACTTTGTTCATGAGGCCCTTTCCATTGCCATCGATTGCTTACAACTTGATATTCAAATGAGGCCAGAAATGGAACATGTACTTTTCCGTCTCCGGATCATTGTTGCTAGAAGCAAACTTGCTG CTGGTAGTAACAATAAACCTAGCCAACATATTGGTCGGGCCCTTGTTAACAACATTGATAAACTTCACCCAACTCTCATATCAACCATTTCCATGGAGGAACTGAATGAAGCAACCGGGAACTTCAGTAATGATGTTCTTATAGGACAGGGACCATACGCCGAATGTTTCCTGGGAGTTCTTAAAGATGGGCAGAATCTTGCTGTAAAAAGGCTACGTACTTCTGAAGAAATTCAAGTAGAG GTTCCGACCATTTTAAGAATGTGTTACCATGACAATGTTGTGCAATTTCTAGGATGTTTTCTTGAAGGGGGAACTCGTGTTCTTGCTTATGAGTACGCCCCAAGGGGCTCCTTGCATGATATTCTTCATG GTAAAATGGGCATCAAGGGAGCCCGACCAGGGCCACCTCTATCGTGGTTGCAGCGTGTGAAGATTGCCGTAAGTGCTGCAAAAGGCATCGAGTTCCTCCATGAGAAGGTTGATCCTCGTATCATCCACAACAACATCAAGTCCAGTAACATACTTCTCTTTGACAACGATGTTGCAAAAATAGGTGACATTGGTGTTTCAATACATGATGCCCATCGCCGGGTTCATAATTGGGCCGAGTACTATTCTGTCAGGGAACATCTAGCACCTGA GTTCGCATTCAGAAGAAGGTATAGCACAAAGAGCGATGTCTACAGCTTCGGGCTTGTACTGTTGGAGCTTTTAACTGGCCGCTCAGTTTTTCATGTTGCGACACAATGTGGCCCGAGGAGCGCAGTTAGATGG GCTAAACCAATGCTTAGTCAAGACAAGGTGGAACAGTGCATAGATCCAAGGCTTGGAGGAGGGTACCTACTAAACGATGTCAGAAAG ATGGCTTCTGTTGCTGCACTGTGTTTACAAGACGAGCCAGAGTTCCGGCCTGAAATGAGCATCGTCGTCGAGGCTCTGAGCCTGTTACTGAACAGCAAGTGA